TTCTGATACAACAGCAACAATGTATATAcattaatattttgttttggttttgttgctttgcctgaAAGTGAAGTGAAGTGGATTTGAGTGTAGTGAACCAGAGGGAAGTATGGTCTAGAGCAGTAGTATGATGTGAATGTAAGTAGGGAGTGAAGTGGACTGAATTATGTGGAAGGAAGTGATTAAAGTGAAGTGAAGTGCACTGGcattcaagattcaaaaagcTTTATCGTCTAGTATGTTGCCATGttagaacattttcttttgattgaaggcaaagtgtgtgtgatgtgtcagtAGCATgagttttgtatatgtattgcaTTGGGAATTAAGGATTTGTTGTATAATGACTTTTTAGCCAGAGGCACTCTGAACCTTCTTCCTGATGTAATAGCTCAAAGCTTTGGTGGAGGGGGTGGGAGGCATCCTGGATGATGAAGTTGGATTTTTCTTTCCACTGCTTGTATATAAAGATCAGATGGCTGTTTTTGTGGAATGCCTATGATCTTAACGGCTTGCCTGGCTATCCTAGCCAGCTCTCTCTTGCATTTGTCTGGTAGGAACACcaagatgtgatgttgaaagcGATTACAAACTCTATCAGTGACTGGTAAACTCTGGATAGTAAACCCTCTCACTTCAAATCATTTAAGCCTTCTGAGGAGACACATGAGCTGTTGGGCCTTTTTGTAAATTGTGTCAACATGCAGGGTGAAGGTGCAGTATTCTTCTGATCAGGGGGACGGAGGGGGAGTTTGAGTTATTGCCATCGGGCCGGCGTTTCAGGGTCTAACTCAAGGACTAACATAAGAGATTTAGGGCATCCTTTGTTCCAGTAGCCATTGGTCTGCTGAACTCCATCAAATGATCACTGTACTGGAGATTCACTCATCATAAGCTTTCGTCTGTTGCTTCTGCACTTTACAATAGAACTGGTTGGAAGTTCTTTTTAACGAGATCTtgtattgttgtgttttgttcatATAATGGATGCGATTGTGGACTGCTTGGCTTACCGTGTCTGCAAAAAACTATTTCCCTTAGTGGGACaataaaactgaactgaactaaaTTATGTGAAGTGGAGTGGCATGAAGTTAAGCTGAGGAAAGAGAATTGAACCAGAGTTAAGTGAAGTGAAGGAATGTGGAATCAACGAATGTGAAATGGATGGAGAACGAAGAAAAGTGAATACGAGTGTAATGGTTGTAAAGGGAACTGGAATGAAGAGGCATGACCTAAGGGGGAATGTAGAAAGTAGAGCAGAGTGGCACACAATGAAGAGGAGTAAAATAAATTGAACTAGAGTGAAGTAAAGTTATATAAAGTGAAGTAATGTGGAATCGAGTTATGCGAAGTGGATGTGAGAACGAAGAAAAGAGGATTAGAGTGTAAAGCTGAAGTGACCTGGACTGAGCTGAAATAGTGTGGAGTGAAGTGGAGTGATGTGACATTTACTGGCAGTGAAGTGATGTGGACTGGGTGATGTAAAAAGAGGTGAATTGAAGTGGCATTATAAAGTGAAGTGACGTGGAGTAAAGTCACTGGTTAGAAAACGACACCTTGttataataaaagaaaagccaataacgtttttttctttaccttctGTCTCATATAAACGCTGCTGAGCGGTGCGACCTCACAGTCTTTGTGTTTTCCGAACACCTTGCACATGGAGCAGGTCGGTGTCTCACAGGACAGGCAGTAGATATTGATCTTCTCCTCTTCATGTTCTtcacacagcagctgctgcttctgTTGCTCTGGCTTGATGTTCACAAGCCTGGAAGAGACAAAAAGTAGAAATGGATCATCAAACTTTCATGCAcagctttttatatatatatatatatatatatcattctCAACTtgtgaaataaccaaaactgTTCTGACATAGGGACTAATGTTGGATCACATCACTCATAGAAAGAAAATTGATTGAGAAAAATAAGTTTTCCTTAAACTTCTTTTACCATATCATCATTAGACAAACACCAGATTACATCTGTTTAATTACATCATTTGTTTAGGATTACAGTGTAGTAACTATAAGGGGCAGACATAAAACTTGAAGCACCTAGAAAGAGTTCAAGTGTGGGAGAGAATCTCATGTTTTTACACtgctaaaaaaacatttttcacccAGAAGTACAACCAGTGTTTTACTTTACAAGATAATCCAAAGCACAGCCTTCTTTGCTACAAGCCATCATTTTAAAGCACTTATAATGTGCTTAAAATGCCCTTAAAGGAAGACTTAAAGGCCAGATTTGCATGCACTAGTGGGATCTTGCCCACAAGACTTGGCAAAATTGTCTGTATTTTTAAACCAGTTAGTTTACGTCTGTTATTGCTGACATATATAGACGTCAGTGGATGATAGAAGTGAATCGCTTGGCTGAGAACACTGTTGTGTCTTTGTCACCTGGGAACCAAGATGGTGTCAGCTTCCAATAGTACACATCCAACGCACATAATGAATGTAATGAATTACGTCATTTTCCTCCCAGATTTGCCAGTTCTGCCATATTTGCAATGTACATGATCCTCTCAATGCcaaacatttaattatcatACAAGGGGAAATGAACAACCAGATCAACAAACGCAATTTACAAAATGTGCCTTTTAAGCCCTCACATGGAGGTCACAGTGGCACATTTAGGCAGTTGGGACAGTTAAGAGACATCCTAAAAagccaagactattttgcaaaaataaatgatgcGATAAAGGGTTCTTTGTATTCTGACGTTGGTGTCTCTGACAGAAATGATGATTAAGTAATGAGAATTGTTTTCCACACATAAAAATATTATGAGAAACTACAAGTTACAAAACATCATTTACACAACATCTATTTTAGCCTACACAGATAATGAGGGGACTCCTGTCCTTCTGTCTCTAATGAGTGCCAACAGTGACTCATTGAGCTTCTATTTCGGAGTTAGGGTGACTTAAATATCAGTGCAGCGTTGTAGTAAGTGTGTACGCTTATAAAACAGAGGCAGATGGACTGAAGAGGCTTCTACTTGGATcatgtttctttttatacaaatttGTAAGTAGCAACAGACTTCaaacaaacaactttttttttttttttcagcctttCATGGAAAGAACAgcaagatatgaaaggggagagagggggtgaTGACACGCAGGAAATCGTCTCAGGTCGgcctcaaaccctggaccttctgcgtcgaggtatACACCTtcatatatgtgcgcctgctctacccactgatccaacccggccacaacaaaatgtattttcaagCATTAGTTAGCTGATTAATGATGCTATGATCAATAATGCCAATGATACGTAACACTTGCTttgattcaattaaattttcaattcaattttatttatagtatcaattcataacaagagttatctcgagacactttacagatagagtaggtctagaccacactctataatttacaaagacccaacaattccccacgagcaagcatttggtgcaacagtggcgagaaAAAACtgagtggcgaggaaaaactgagtggcgaggaaaaactgagtggtgaggaaaaacttagtggcgaggaaaaactgagtggtgaggaaaaacttagtggcgaggaaaaactgagtggcgaggaaaaactgcCTTTAGGCAGAAagctcggacagacccaggctctttgtTGGCGGCATCTGTCGCTGCCGGTTTGGACACAGACACTTAAAAATATGGTTCATAATAACTATAGCAGTTGGAATGATGGACAGTGGcagttatagtaacaataaagatagtggaactaTGACAAGAAATAATAGCTGATAaattgttaaagtgctcatattatgctttttagctttttccatttcctttattgtgttatatatcttttttgtgcacgttataggtttacaaagtgaaaaagcccaaagtccaccccaaagggacttaccatctccaacagaaaacactgttcacaaactgctccaaacagctctattgtagtccagcctttacttcagagacaaacgtggtcactttgtaacacatgttataatcctcgcttagctgctagcgtggcacgccctcatactctgcttctgactggctagtagtccttacctaggtactgagcatgtgcgactcccaacaaagatggaacagaagtgagatgtctcactctgtagctaaaacagagagctcaacacacagagtgaaaagaggagctgcagcaatgtgcagtacaacaaaaatatggtgttttttgaaaatgaaaccatgtaaacctattctgatataacctctaaatacaattatgaacctgaaaatgagcataatatgagcactttaaagttatTAATTATGAAGTAGGTTGGTTCACAAAGCCTGAATCTCTGCAGCTCCCCGCAGATACAACTCAACGCAACTTAACATCTGAGAATGAGATAGAGatgttaaattgttttaaattaaatgtgtgtCCATCCCATTGACGATTTTTTTATCCTGCACgtcaaaaaaactctgcatcaAACACCTGTCCTGTTATAACTGCACTTGTATTGACTCCAACTCCAAACtccattctttttttcatcttgACTTTCTTAAACATTCTTCACCTTTCTATTATGTTtcccgtgcacacacacatcttgcATTTAACTTGTAGTCAACAACAAGTGCATCAAAATGCAAATATAAAGAACTGTATTCATCACCTGAGGGGGTAATACACAAAATCAAGAGAGTGCGAATGTTTCAAAACTGGACCAAAATATTTCACTGTCGTGTTGTGTGACTGATTTTCGATTTGACCTCTTGATCTATTGACAACAACATTCGTCGCATAAGTTGCAAatgaaatcaaataaataaaaactttgtATTAATGCCAGCCCACCATTTTATTTCCTTATCTATTttataattattgtttttatcttatattattgttgggtattttattccattttattttttattatatctcATGAAATGTTAGTCCTGCTTCAACCATGTAAGGCACTGTGTATAATTATTATAGTTACTAAAAATGAGGGACAATTAAGGAGAAAATAACCCATAAGTGTGTTATCAACCATGAATTCAAATTCTCATATCTATTCACTACTGTATATAATTAAAGCTAGtaccagatgtttttttttatcagcctCAAAGCCTTAAACTATTGTCTGCAATGAAAATGTCCGTCATTATGAATGCATCAACTCTGCATTACTGTCAAGCAAAGACTGAAGTCAGAAATCTGAAGACTGGCAGTAACATAATACAATACTGCTCTCTATTGGTGGTCACTAATGATTACAATAACATGCAGAGTCTTACTTCAGATTCTATATATAAAGACCTTTTCTTGCCAAACATGTTTGGAAGATGTGACGTGAATACTGAACAACAACTGGGAAAGAGAAAATAGTTGAATTCAAGGGAATTTTAAAATAATGATTACAATTCAACTTATGGTTTTGCTGATTgttgacaaatactgtacatctgcTTACAATTACATTAAAGTGTTAAACCATGTATTACATGTTTATGTAGTGCTGAAGATGGGGAGGttaaatgaaaaagtaaagTGGGATTTCTTACCCATACCTCACTCTCTCctgcaaacactcacacacacacaaacacgcacgcatgcacgcacacactcacacaccctcTCACTCACCTGTAGGCCTCCTGCTGTCTGTAGATGTCTATGATGTTCTCCACCAGCAGGTTCCTCTGCAGCCCGAAGACCCCGTGGCGGTCCAGCACCACCTCATGGCGGCACGCCGGACAGCGGAAGCGAGTGCCACTGGAAGCCATGCTGGAGGAGCCGCGGGACTGCCACAGAGGGTTAGTTGactggagaaagagaggaaggacTGTTTTCTTTCTACAATAGTTCCAACATCAAACAtatgtttttgattttggggtgaactgtccctttaagtaacattttgaatgtagGACTTGGAGTACTTATAGACCatggtatttctacttttacttaggtaaaggATCGGAATACTTCATCCACCACTGGGTGAATGTTTGATACCAGAAAGATATTTTCTTGGACTATTCcatccatttaaaatgaatgtaaaacacCACCTGAATGAAGCTCGTAATTGAAAAATTGGTTGAGatgaaaatggtccaaaaaaatgaattgtAACCCTCTAAGACGCCAGCCTCACCTGGAAGATGTCGTTGGCACACTTGCGGCAGAGGTTGTGCTGGCAGGGCAGGATGACCACGGGTTTGGAGAACATCTCCAGGCACACCGGGCAGATCAGCTGCTTTTCCAGGTTCTCCATCGTGGCTCCTCTGCCAGCGCCGGGCCCAGAACTGCCTGCTGATGGAGGCCTGAGAGCAAAGTTCATCCCCTCCAGGGAGCGGTGAGCAAAACCTCCACGAAGACAGAAGAGGGTAACAAGCAGTGAAACACAAGTTGGGGGTATATATTCTTGTTTTGTTGGTGTTTTTAAGTGATATTTTCTCTCCGTCTTCTGTTCTAACTTTTACAATGTCTCTTTCCCCAGCTGTCTATCCCTTTACTCCCTCTGCCAGCCTGTCTAACCCCTATGTAAAGACCCACCAATGCCCCCTGTCTCTGTCCCACAGCAGCCGGCTTGTTGACTGTTGGTATTTTTAGCTCTTCAGTTTGTTCTGGCTTGGGTTACTGTCTAAACTGTGTTCCCCAGTCGGATCACTGGAAAATATGGGCGTGGCAGAGGATCAGGACAGTGAATTGTACTGAACTGTATTTGTATAGTgctttttctagtcttaacgactactcaaagcgcttttacatagtacaagaaccattcaccattccaTACAATGTGCCACCtactcatcagataaacattcacacacatttacactccgatggcacagcatcgggagcaattcggggatcagtgtcttgcccaaggacacttcgacatagGACTGCAGGGCACCAGGAATcgaaaccaccaaccttccgattagTAGGCGACCGCTctatcacccccccccccaagacaGTGGTCTACCAGGGTTCAAATGATAATGTTTGTATGAAGTCTGATACTAAAGAGGGGATCCTGGTGACATAATGGAACCTCTGGCCGCCATGTTTGAGGTCATTAGCACTTTGGAATAAACAGCTCCATTTCCCAACTTAGACTTCTGTTTGTGACAACAGTACTCAGCACACGGAAGAACTGATACAACTTAGCCTATTGCATTGTTTGGCTTGCTAGAGTCATAGCCATAATAAAAgaataataccacactgtagaagTATACTCTACAAGTACTACAAGCAAaattcctgcattcaaaatcttacacaattaaaagtacaaaagtaagCATAGAAAAATACTtcaagtaccaaaagtaaaagtatatattatattattggatattattattattattattggattGATGCGTTCATGTGTTGTTGAACcaggtaaaggtggagctcattttaatttattcatatttattttg
The Sander vitreus isolate 19-12246 chromosome 18, sanVit1, whole genome shotgun sequence genome window above contains:
- the trim54 gene encoding tripartite motif-containing protein 54 codes for the protein MNFALRPPSAGSSGPGAGRGATMENLEKQLICPVCLEMFSKPVVILPCQHNLCRKCANDIFQSTNPLWQSRGSSSMASSGTRFRCPACRHEVVLDRHGVFGLQRNLLVENIIDIYRQQEAYRLVNIKPEQQKQQLLCEEHEEEKINIYCLSCETPTCSMCKVFGKHKDCEVAPLSSVYMRQKTDLSDGIAILVASNDHVQAVISQMEEICRTVEENGQRQREQLAIRFDSLLAILDERKQELVGLITKQQDDKLKLVQSLIRQHSDHLEAAVTLVESAIQSMEEPHMPVFIQSAKVILEKIEVTARASNMERPELGYESMSHFFIDTDDLTDMLRNINFCSGVGDNGEEYPEEGGEES